The uncultured Dysgonomonas sp. genome contains the following window.
TCATAGCCGGATTTTTTGCTTTTAGTTCACTTACAGCTCCAGTGAGGAACGGCCATCCACCGTAAAAATATAGAAACGAAGCTAAGAACAGTACTACCCAATATGAGCCCTCAAACGAAAGGCTAAAAGGTAGTTTCATTCCCATCATAGGGGATAACAGAATAATCGGTATTGCTACGATAAGGGAAATCCAAAATTTCTGTTTAAGATTTCCCATATGAGCCATATGTCCTCCCGCATGATCGTGATTCTGATGTCCATGCCCACTATGGTCATGTCCTTTGTGCATACTGTTCATTTCTGTATGATCCTGATGATTATTATGCGACACGTTTTGAGCATTTTGAGCCATTTCTATAGTATAATTGCCAATTTTCGATAAGGCATCCTGCAATACTTCCGTAGATATATGTTTATCCATACTGATGATGGCTATAGGAGGATCAAGAGTAACAGTTGCATGAATGCCTTCAATAGCATTCAGTGCTTTTTCCACACTTGAACGGAAATGATTACAAGTCATACCGTTTATAATATATGTATGTTCCATGTTTGGCTTCTTTTTATAAGAGGAATGCTCTAATTGAGCATTCCCTTTAAATATAATACTCACTTATCCCGGTCATTTATTCACCGTTTAAATTATTTCTAACAGAATTACCTGTATTTGCAACAGCCGGGTAGGGCATTATACGTTTTTTTATCTGTTTTGTCCTTTTCTGTATCATGTCCCACTTTGGCAACGGCCTTACTTATTGCCTCGATAGATGTTTTCTTTTCGTCAAAGTTAAGATGTAATTCTTTCGTCTTTTTATCCCAAATAGCCGAAGACACACCTTCCACATTTAATGCGGCTGTCTCAATTCGTTTTTTACACATATCGCACTTACCTTCCACTTTGAGCATCGCATGAGATTCTTTCATTTCACTTTTTTCTTTTTGATGATGTCTGGCATGTATGGTATCTTTTTTTTGTAGGCTATCCTGATTGTTAGCAGTCAGGCTGTTTGCTGATAAGAATATTATCACTGTTAAAAATAAAACTATCTTTTTCATTTATTTTTTTATTTTGATTGATTAATTATTCGTATTTCTCTTATTTTCTGTATTTGCAGCAATCGGGCAATGCATCATATGCTGCCTGATCAGCTTTATCCTTATCCGTATCATGTCCTGCTTTGGCAATAGCCTTGCTGATTGCATCCAGATTAGTCTGATGTGGATTGAAGTTCAGATGTAGTTCCTTCTTTTCTATATCCCACATAGCCGAAGATACCCCTTCCACACCTTTTGCAGCAGTTTCTATCCGCTCTTTACACAATTCGCAAAGTCCTTGTACACCCAACATGGCATGTTCATCCTGATGATGTTCTGGGGCTGACTGGGTTGTCGGTTCCGTTTTGGATGTATCGTCACTTGGTGCGCTTTTTGAGTTACAGGCACTAAAAGACAGGATGCCTAATCCCAATACGATGACTAAAATATACTTCTTCATTTTATTCTATTTTTTAATGGTGAATATTCCTTTTTTAGGTTGTTATGTTTATTTCTTGTATTTGCAACAGTCCGGTAGTGCATCATAAACAGCTTTGTCTGCTTTGTACTTGTCTGTATCATGCCCAACTTTGGCTACTGCTTTACTTATAGCATCCACATTGGTTTTTGCCGGATCAAAGTTTAAATGCAGTTGTTTAGACTTCTGATCCCACGAAGCCGATGTTACTCCGCTAACACCTTTAGCAGCTTTCTCGATACGTTCTTTGCATATTTCACAGAGTCCCTGCACATTTATCATAGCAT
Protein-coding sequences here:
- a CDS encoding heavy-metal-associated domain-containing protein; this encodes MKKIVLFLTVIIFLSANSLTANNQDSLQKKDTIHARHHQKEKSEMKESHAMLKVEGKCDMCKKRIETAALNVEGVSSAIWDKKTKELHLNFDEKKTSIEAISKAVAKVGHDTEKDKTDKKTYNALPGCCKYR